DNA sequence from the Leishmania panamensis strain MHOM/PA/94/PSC-1 chromosome 17 sequence genome:
TTCCAGGAACGGGGATCGTAGGTGACGGGAGCGCGGTTCAGTGAGCTGCCACCCTCTTCGGCATCACCGCGGTTCGTCCAGTACAGGTAATTCTCCTTCGAGTCCAGCAGCAGGTCGATGGGCTCCGTCAGGTGGTCGAGCAGCGTCACAACCGTCGTCGGGTCGATCACACCCTCAGAGGCGGACGTTTTCGCGGCTATGACGGAGGGTaggtggcggcgcttgtAGTAGTACGGGGCCGCGAGAATGCGGCCTTTGCTTCCCTTGGACGGCCCCTTTGCGGTAAAGAAGATCAGGTTGTGAACTTCGTCCAGCGCAATACCAACGCAAAAGCGGCACttgtcctcgtcgctgttCGGCTCCACCGGCGAAGcgtacgcctcctcctcgctcatcCCGTTCGCGAGGGCCGCCAGCGTGTCTAAAGACAAGAGCGGCACCACCTCTTTCGTCTTCACGTTGTACTTCTTCACGCAGTGCCCCTCTCGGTCGCAGAAGAAGACGGAGCATCCGTCGCTGGAGACCGCCACCTGCTTTATGGTGGTGATGAGCGGAAGGTGTCCCGGGGCATGGAATGTCGCCATGCTACGAATGAGGTGTCGCGGcgccgtcacctccaccagctccaccGCTGAATTATTGCCAAAGAGCGGGGCACGCACGAGGAAGCCATCG
Encoded proteins:
- a CDS encoding hypothetical protein (TriTrypDB/GeneDB-style sysID: LpmP.17.0590), with protein sequence MASEDIIVFLDIVDNTVNMVRGDGSEKKTLFTTGCVCPDGIGLDLSAYNTSNNPDDIVVWWGNMGAMKPCPEEKDGADWHDADGFLVRAPLFGNNSAVELVEVTAPRHLIRSMATFHAPGHLPLITTIKQVAVSSDGCSVFFCDREGHCVKKYNVKTKEVVPLLSLDTLAALANGMSEEEAYASPVEPNSDEDKCRFCVGIALDEVHNLIFFTAKGPSKGSKGRILAAPYYYKRRHLPSVIAAKTSASEGVIDPTTVVTLLDHLTEPIDLLLDSKENYLYWTNRGDAEEGGSSLNRAPVTYDPRSWKPHLGEMELFLGGFNEPIGLAWAASLENCMELPEIFKGTLRQYMYVTDHGHLWRCNVEERTKEVIYECGSKNVLTGVGVLRIRPEEEKTEEKSEHGCAGQVYTEKTPTPCRC